The following proteins are encoded in a genomic region of Alnus glutinosa chromosome 8, dhAlnGlut1.1, whole genome shotgun sequence:
- the LOC133875558 gene encoding probable histone H2A.1 — MAGRGKTLGSGASKKATSRSSKAGLQFPVGRIARFLKAGKYAERVGAGAPVYLAAVLEYLAAEVLELAGNAARDNKKTRIVPRHIQLAVRNDEELSKLLGDVTIANGGVMPNIHNLLLPKKTGSSKASGADDDS, encoded by the exons ATGGCGGGTCGCGGTAAAACTCTCGGATCCGGAGCCTCCAAGAAGGCCACTTCTCGGAGCAGCAAGGCCGGCCTCCAATTCCCTGTCGGCCGTATCGCCCGGTTCCTGAAGGCCGGCAAATACGCCGAGCGTGTTGGCGCTGGCGCTCCGGTCTACCTCGCAGCCGTCCTCGAATACCTAGCCGCCGAG GTTCTTGAGTTGGCTGGAAATGCAGCTCGGGACAACAAGAAGACCAGGATTGTACCGCGCCACATCCAGCTGGCGGTACGGAATGACGAGGAGCTGAGCAAGCTTCTCGGTGACGTGACGATTGCTAATGGTGGTGTCATGCCCAACATCCACAACTTGCTACTGCCAAAGAAGACCGGTTCTTCCAAGGCCTCTGGTGCAGACGATGACTCTTAG
- the LOC133874891 gene encoding G-type lectin S-receptor-like serine/threonine-protein kinase At4g27290 isoform X2, producing MEAFAHLFVYSFLFSSLFRTSITQGTITPTQSLRDGDTLVSAAQSFQLGFFSPGNSKSRYVGIWYMISSDIVVWVANREAPLNDHSGVLKVTDGGILVLLNSTNSIVWSTNTSRTVENPVAQLLDTGNLVVKNRNDDDPYNFLWQNFDYPCDTLLPEMKLGWNLVTGLDMFLSSWKSADDPAPGEYSVLIDLRGLPQLVFMKGDSIKGRAGSWNGLLFTGHGSGHGVRPNPVFEYEFVLNEKEVYYEYKLLNSSVFSRFGVNPLGVAQRFNWVDRTHSWELFYTSQADQCENYALCGAYATCNISNSPICACLEGFLSKSPKDWDSGDWHDGCVRRASLKCDDGDGFQKHTGVKLPDTSSSWYNKSMNLKECEEMCLKNCSCTAYASLDVRWGGSGCVLWFGSLVDIIEFPEGGQDLYIRMAISELDHLEKKRYSNKKKPVAIIIGSTFLVVGMTIVALVSFIWKKKLRNQGMTKRSQMKDHDNEGGKDDMELKIFDLAEIANATENFSKNNKLGEGGFGPVYKGTLLEGRDIAVKRLSKNSGQGLNEFKNEVILIAKLQHRNLVKILGCCIQEDENMLIYEYMPNKSLDSFIFDQTKSKLLDWHKRINIIHGVAKGLLYLHEDSRLRIIHRDLKASNILLDNNMNPKISDFGLARSFVGDEIDSKTNRIMGTFGYMSPEYAVHGRYSAKSDVFSFGVLVLETMSGKKNRRFCHPDHHLNLLGHVLTVQRVT from the exons ATGGAAGCCTTTGCCCATCTTTTTGTCTACTCTTTCTTATTCTCCTCCCTCTTTAGAACGTCCATTACACAAGGCACTATTACTCCAACTCAATCACTCAGAGACGGTGACACTTTAGTTTCAGCTGCCCAATCATTTCAATTGGGATTCTTCAGTCCAGGCAATTCCAAAAGTCGATATGTGGGAATTTGGTACATGATATCTTCCGATATAGTTGTATGGGTAGCCAACAGAGAAGCTCCGCTTAACGATCACTCTGGAGTTTTAAAGGTCACTGATGGCGGAATTCTTGTGCTTCTTAATAGCACCAATAGTATTGTTTGGTCAACGAATACATCAAGAACCGTTGAAAATCCAGTTGCACAGCTCTTGGACACTGGTAATCTTGTTgtgaaaaatagaaatgatgACGACCCATATAACTTTTTGTGGCAGAATTTTGATTATCCTTGTGACACACTCCTACCAGAAATGAAGCTTGGATGGAATTTAGTAACTGGTCTAGATATGTTTTTATCATCTTGGAAGAGCGCAGATGATCCTGCTCCAGGTGAGTATTCAGTACTGATAGATCTTCGTGGGCTTCCGCAACTGGTTTTCATGAAGGGAGATTCAATAAAGGGTAGAGCAGGGTCATGGAATGGCCTTCTTTTTACGGGTCATGGGTCGGGTCATGGTGTAAGACCGAATCCAGTATTTGAGTATGAATTCGTGTTGAATGAGAAGGAGGTATATTACGAGTACAAACTCCTAAACAGTTCTGTTTTCTCAAGATTCGGTGTAAACCCATTAGGCGTTGCGCAGCGATTCAATTGGGTGGATCGGACACACAGTTGGGAGCTTTTCTATACATCCCAGGCAGATCAGTGCGAAAATTATGCCTTATGCGGTGCATATGCTACCTGCAACATCAGTAACTCTCCTATATGTGCATGCTTGGAAGGATTCTTATCCAAGTCTCCAAAAGATTGGGATTCAGGAGATTGGCATGATGGGTGTGTTCGAAGGGCTTCTTTGAAATGTGATGATGGAGATGGATTCCAGAAGCACACGGGGGTGAAATTGCCCGACACATCTTCTTCCTGGTATAACAAGAGCATGAACCTCAAGGAATGCGAAGAAATGTGTTTGAAAAATTGCTCCTGCACAGCATATGCAAGTTTAGATGTCAGGTGGGGAGGAAGTGGCTGCGTGCTCTGGTTTGGTAGCCTAGTTGATATAATAGAATTCCCTGAGGGCGGACAAGACCTCTATATAAGGATGGCCATTTCAGAACTGG ATCATCTTGAGAAAAAGAGGTACTCCAACAAGAAGAAGCCAGTAGCAATTATCATCGGTTCAACATTTCTAGTCGTGGGAATGACAATAGTTGCACTGGTCTCATTcatatggaagaagaaactcaGAAACCAAG GGATGACAAAAAGAAGTCAGATGAAGGATCATGATAATGAAGGTGGGAAGGACGACATGGAgttaaagatatttgatttggCTGAAATAGCTAATGCCAcagaaaatttctcaaaaaacaACAAGCTGGGAGAAGGTGGCTTTGGACCTGTGTACAAG GGTACATTGCTTGAAGGGAGAGATATAGCTGTGAAGAGGCTTTCAAAGAATTCTGGACAAGGACTAAACGAGTTCAAAAATGAAGTTATTTTGATTGCCAAACTTCAACACCGTAATCTTGTGAAGATTCTCGGTTGTTGCATTCAAGAAGATGAAAACATGTTAATCTATGAATACATGCCCAACAAAAGCTTGGACtcctttatttttg ATCAAACAAAGAGTAAATTACTAGATTGGCATAAGCGCATCAACATTATTCATGGTGTTGCTAAAgggcttctttatcttcatgaaGACTCTAGATTGAGAATTATCCATAGAGATCTCAAAGCTAGCAATATCCTTCTAGATAAcaatatgaatccaaaaatttcgGACTTTGGCCTGGCTAGATCATTCGTGGGAGATGAAATTGATTCCAAGACCAATAGGATTATGGGAACATT TGGTTATATGTCTCCCGAGTATGCGGTGCATGGACGGTACTCAGCAAAATCTGATGTATTTAGCTTTGGAGTTTTAGTATTGGAGACAATGAGTGGGAAGAAGAACAGGAGATTTTGTCACCCAGACCACCACCTTAATCTTCTTGGACAT GTACTGACAGTACAGAGGGTCACATGA
- the LOC133874891 gene encoding G-type lectin S-receptor-like serine/threonine-protein kinase At4g27290 isoform X1: protein MEAFAHLFVYSFLFSSLFRTSITQGTITPTQSLRDGDTLVSAAQSFQLGFFSPGNSKSRYVGIWYMISSDIVVWVANREAPLNDHSGVLKVTDGGILVLLNSTNSIVWSTNTSRTVENPVAQLLDTGNLVVKNRNDDDPYNFLWQNFDYPCDTLLPEMKLGWNLVTGLDMFLSSWKSADDPAPGEYSVLIDLRGLPQLVFMKGDSIKGRAGSWNGLLFTGHGSGHGVRPNPVFEYEFVLNEKEVYYEYKLLNSSVFSRFGVNPLGVAQRFNWVDRTHSWELFYTSQADQCENYALCGAYATCNISNSPICACLEGFLSKSPKDWDSGDWHDGCVRRASLKCDDGDGFQKHTGVKLPDTSSSWYNKSMNLKECEEMCLKNCSCTAYASLDVRWGGSGCVLWFGSLVDIIEFPEGGQDLYIRMAISELDHLEKKRYSNKKKPVAIIIGSTFLVVGMTIVALVSFIWKKKLRNQGMTKRSQMKDHDNEGGKDDMELKIFDLAEIANATENFSKNNKLGEGGFGPVYKGTLLEGRDIAVKRLSKNSGQGLNEFKNEVILIAKLQHRNLVKILGCCIQEDENMLIYEYMPNKSLDSFIFDQTKSKLLDWHKRINIIHGVAKGLLYLHEDSRLRIIHRDLKASNILLDNNMNPKISDFGLARSFVGDEIDSKTNRIMGTFGYMSPEYAVHGRYSAKSDVFSFGVLVLETMSGKKNRRFCHPDHHLNLLGHAWKLWIEDRPMELLDELVGDLCTPSNVLRHIHVGLLCVQQKPEDRPNMSYVVQMLSSESLLPKPRQPGFFTDSLETDPSFSKHATCSTNGITMTLLEAR, encoded by the exons ATGGAAGCCTTTGCCCATCTTTTTGTCTACTCTTTCTTATTCTCCTCCCTCTTTAGAACGTCCATTACACAAGGCACTATTACTCCAACTCAATCACTCAGAGACGGTGACACTTTAGTTTCAGCTGCCCAATCATTTCAATTGGGATTCTTCAGTCCAGGCAATTCCAAAAGTCGATATGTGGGAATTTGGTACATGATATCTTCCGATATAGTTGTATGGGTAGCCAACAGAGAAGCTCCGCTTAACGATCACTCTGGAGTTTTAAAGGTCACTGATGGCGGAATTCTTGTGCTTCTTAATAGCACCAATAGTATTGTTTGGTCAACGAATACATCAAGAACCGTTGAAAATCCAGTTGCACAGCTCTTGGACACTGGTAATCTTGTTgtgaaaaatagaaatgatgACGACCCATATAACTTTTTGTGGCAGAATTTTGATTATCCTTGTGACACACTCCTACCAGAAATGAAGCTTGGATGGAATTTAGTAACTGGTCTAGATATGTTTTTATCATCTTGGAAGAGCGCAGATGATCCTGCTCCAGGTGAGTATTCAGTACTGATAGATCTTCGTGGGCTTCCGCAACTGGTTTTCATGAAGGGAGATTCAATAAAGGGTAGAGCAGGGTCATGGAATGGCCTTCTTTTTACGGGTCATGGGTCGGGTCATGGTGTAAGACCGAATCCAGTATTTGAGTATGAATTCGTGTTGAATGAGAAGGAGGTATATTACGAGTACAAACTCCTAAACAGTTCTGTTTTCTCAAGATTCGGTGTAAACCCATTAGGCGTTGCGCAGCGATTCAATTGGGTGGATCGGACACACAGTTGGGAGCTTTTCTATACATCCCAGGCAGATCAGTGCGAAAATTATGCCTTATGCGGTGCATATGCTACCTGCAACATCAGTAACTCTCCTATATGTGCATGCTTGGAAGGATTCTTATCCAAGTCTCCAAAAGATTGGGATTCAGGAGATTGGCATGATGGGTGTGTTCGAAGGGCTTCTTTGAAATGTGATGATGGAGATGGATTCCAGAAGCACACGGGGGTGAAATTGCCCGACACATCTTCTTCCTGGTATAACAAGAGCATGAACCTCAAGGAATGCGAAGAAATGTGTTTGAAAAATTGCTCCTGCACAGCATATGCAAGTTTAGATGTCAGGTGGGGAGGAAGTGGCTGCGTGCTCTGGTTTGGTAGCCTAGTTGATATAATAGAATTCCCTGAGGGCGGACAAGACCTCTATATAAGGATGGCCATTTCAGAACTGG ATCATCTTGAGAAAAAGAGGTACTCCAACAAGAAGAAGCCAGTAGCAATTATCATCGGTTCAACATTTCTAGTCGTGGGAATGACAATAGTTGCACTGGTCTCATTcatatggaagaagaaactcaGAAACCAAG GGATGACAAAAAGAAGTCAGATGAAGGATCATGATAATGAAGGTGGGAAGGACGACATGGAgttaaagatatttgatttggCTGAAATAGCTAATGCCAcagaaaatttctcaaaaaacaACAAGCTGGGAGAAGGTGGCTTTGGACCTGTGTACAAG GGTACATTGCTTGAAGGGAGAGATATAGCTGTGAAGAGGCTTTCAAAGAATTCTGGACAAGGACTAAACGAGTTCAAAAATGAAGTTATTTTGATTGCCAAACTTCAACACCGTAATCTTGTGAAGATTCTCGGTTGTTGCATTCAAGAAGATGAAAACATGTTAATCTATGAATACATGCCCAACAAAAGCTTGGACtcctttatttttg ATCAAACAAAGAGTAAATTACTAGATTGGCATAAGCGCATCAACATTATTCATGGTGTTGCTAAAgggcttctttatcttcatgaaGACTCTAGATTGAGAATTATCCATAGAGATCTCAAAGCTAGCAATATCCTTCTAGATAAcaatatgaatccaaaaatttcgGACTTTGGCCTGGCTAGATCATTCGTGGGAGATGAAATTGATTCCAAGACCAATAGGATTATGGGAACATT TGGTTATATGTCTCCCGAGTATGCGGTGCATGGACGGTACTCAGCAAAATCTGATGTATTTAGCTTTGGAGTTTTAGTATTGGAGACAATGAGTGGGAAGAAGAACAGGAGATTTTGTCACCCAGACCACCACCTTAATCTTCTTGGACAT gCATGGAAACTATGGATTGAAGACAGGCCAATGGAGCTGCTCGATGAATTGGTAGGTGACTTGTGCACTCCATCTAATGTATTACGACACATTCATGTGGGTCTATTATGTGTACAACAAAAACCAGAAGATAGACCAAACATGTCGTATGTGGTTCAAATGTTGAGTAGTGAGAGTTTATTGCCTAAGCCAAGGCAGCCAGGTTTCTTTACAGATTCACTTGAAACAGATCCTTCATTTAGCAAGCATGCAACTTGTTCAACAAATGGAATCACCATGACATTGTTGGAAGCACGGtaa